Genomic window (Streptomyces cadmiisoli):
AGCTCGGCGCATTCTGAAGAAGATGCGCTACGGCGAGGCGACCGTCACGGTCGTCGACCCCCGGTCGTACATGACCTACCAGCCCTTCCTCCCCGAAACCGCCGCCGGCAACATCTCCCCGCGCCATGTCGTCGTCCCGCTGCGACGCGTGCTGCCCAAGGCGGAGGTGCTCACCGGCCGGGTCACCACCATCGACCAGGACCGCAAGATCGCCACGATCGCCCCGCTGGTCGGCGAGGCGTACGAGCTCCCGTTCGACTACCTCGTGATCGCGCTCGGCGCCGTCTCCCGCACCTTCCCGATCCCCGGCCTCGCCGAGCAGGGCATCGGCATGAAGGGCATCGAGGAGGCCATCGGCCTGCGCAACCACGTCCTGGAGCAGCTCGACAAGGCCGACTCCACGACCGACGAGGAGATCCGCCGCAAGGCGCTCACCTTCGTCTTCATCGGTGGCGGCTTCGCGGGCGCGGAGACCATCGGCGAGGTCGAGGACATGGCCCGCGACGCGGCGAAGTACTACAACAACGTCTCCCGCGAGGACATGCGGTTCATCCTCGTCGACGCCGCCGACAAGATCCTTCCCGAGGTCGGCCCCAAGCTCGGCCAGTACGGCAAGGAGCACCTGGAGGGCCGCGGGGTCGAGGTCTACCTCTCCACCTCGATGGACTCCTGCGTCGACGGCCACGTGGTGCTGAAGAACGGCCTGGAGGTCGACTCCAACACCATCGTGTGGACCGCGGGCGTCAAGCCCAACCCGGCCCTCGCCCGCTACGGTCTGCCGCTCGGTCCGCGCGGCCACGTCGACTGCGCCCCGACCCTCCAGGTCCAGGGCACCGACTACATCTGGGCCGCCGGCGACAACGCCCAGGTCCCCGACCTGGTGGGCCGCAAGGCCGGCAACGAGAACGCCTGGTGCCCGCCGAACGCCC
Coding sequences:
- a CDS encoding NAD(P)/FAD-dependent oxidoreductase, with the protein product MSTTERPRILVVGGGYVGLYAARRILKKMRYGEATVTVVDPRSYMTYQPFLPETAAGNISPRHVVVPLRRVLPKAEVLTGRVTTIDQDRKIATIAPLVGEAYELPFDYLVIALGAVSRTFPIPGLAEQGIGMKGIEEAIGLRNHVLEQLDKADSTTDEEIRRKALTFVFIGGGFAGAETIGEVEDMARDAAKYYNNVSREDMRFILVDAADKILPEVGPKLGQYGKEHLEGRGVEVYLSTSMDSCVDGHVVLKNGLEVDSNTIVWTAGVKPNPALARYGLPLGPRGHVDCAPTLQVQGTDYIWAAGDNAQVPDLVGRKAGNENAWCPPNAQHALRQAKVLGDNVISGMRGFPQKDYSHANKGAVAGLGLHKGVAMIVMGKMKIALRGRLAWYMHRGYHGMAMPTWNRKIRVFADWTLGMFLKREVVALGALESPREEFYEAAKPAPVPAAAAKTEERAKAS